One Podarcis raffonei isolate rPodRaf1 chromosome 18, rPodRaf1.pri, whole genome shotgun sequence genomic window carries:
- the LOC128405850 gene encoding vomeronasal type-2 receptor 26-like, which produces MLSFLFTIQEINQDLSLLPNITLGYSLYENYFDARMTSDAMLELLAGSGCNIPNYHCGEQNHLLAVLERSNTFISKVISALSGIYKIPQFNYGFTAQVLEGKTLFPFVYRMTPKEESQYQGIVELLLHFGWTWIGLCSPDNDSGERFGSAVKPLMLSKGICIALSKRVPETFNQEFITLE; this is translated from the exons ATGTTGTCTTTCCTGTTCACCATCCAAGAGATCAACCAGGATCTCAGCCTTttacccaacatcaccctgggctacaGCCTCTATGAGAACTATTTCGATGCAAGGATGACTTCGGACGCCATGCTAGAGCTGCTTGCAGGCAGTGGATGCAATATTCCCAATTATCACTGTGGAGAACAGAATCACCTGCTGGCTGTTCTTGAAAGAAGCAACACTTTCATCTCAAAAGTGATTTCAGCCTTGTCAGgcatctacaaaatcccacag TTCAATTATGGCTTCACTGCCCAGGTTCTCGAAGGTAAAACCCTGTTCCCTTTTGTCTACCGGATGACTCCCAAAGAGGAAAGTCAGTACCAGGGGATTGTTGAATTGCTCCTGCATTTTGGATGGACGTGGATTGGCCTCTGCAGTCCAGACAATGACAGTGGAGAAAGATTTGGGAGCGCTGTGAAACCTCTGATGCTCAGCAAAGGGATCTGCATTGCTTTATCAAAAAGAGTACCAGAAACCTTTAATCAAGAATTTATTAC ACTGGAATAG
- the LOC128405905 gene encoding extracellular calcium-sensing receptor-like yields MKGRIRCREEEKLQPLPQEEYERALSYDSYGTYIHVQAVAQALHASLSSRSQRRLMVEEGEQWGPQRLQPWQLHPFLREIRCLNTSRGRLCLDENWELPADFDILNWVMSPNKSCDLVKIGNIRRETSAGIKFTINPGAIEWNKEFNKVGGITEGEGHQIFIMFFLKQPLKNDHIRLTNGVLTVDNSCNHQSFPQQLR; encoded by the exons ATGAAAGGCAGGATAagatgcagagaggaggagaaactGCAGCCGTTGCCCCAAGAGGAGTATGAGAGAGCCCTGTCTTATGACAGCTATGGCACTTACATCCATGTTCAGGCTGTGGCTCAGGCCTTGCATGCTTCGCTTTCATCGAGATCCCAGAGGAGGCTGATGGTGGAGGAAGGAGAGCAATGGGGACCCCAAAGGCTACAGCCGTGGCAG CTTCACCCTTTCTTAAGAGAAATCCGGTGTCTGAATACTTCCAGAGGCAGGCTGTGCTTGGATGAGAACTGGGAGCTGCCAGCGGACTTCGATATTTTGAACTGGGTAATGTCTCCCAATAAGTCTTGTGACCTTGTGAAAATTGGGAATATAAGGAGAGAGACGTCTGCTGGCATAAAGTTCACCATTAACCCAGGAGCCATTGAGTGGAACAAGGAATTCAACAAGGTAGGAGGAATCACAGAGGGAGAAGGCCATCAgatctttattatgtttttccttAAACAACCGCTGAAAAATGACCATATCAGGTTGACCAATGGT